In Euzebya rosea, a single window of DNA contains:
- a CDS encoding citrate synthase → MTDHARIELEGDHFEAPVVQGTEGDRGIHSSGLRGATGLTTYDPGFASTSSCRSDITYLNGEAGILRYRGYPIEQLAQSSNFLEVSYLLIFGELPTQSELDYFEQQITIHTLLHEDMRQFFDAFPKSAHPMAILSAATAGLSTFYQDHYDPKDERDVEVSIYRLMAKMPTIAAWSYKKSIGQAFIYPWNKLSYPANFLHMMFGVKAEPYEVDPEIAKALDLLYILHADHEQNASTTAVRLVGSTQVNMFAAIASGINALWGPLHGGANQAVLEMLAEIRDADGDTASFVNRAKDKNDPFRLMGFGHRVYKNFDPRATIIKETADKVLQKLAPNDPLFEIAKELEEVALNDDYFIEKKLYPNVDFYSGLIYRAMGLPVEMFTVMFAIGRLPGWIAQWKEMMSDPDTRIGRPRQIYTGAATREYVQIEDR, encoded by the coding sequence ATGACTGACCACGCACGCATCGAGCTGGAAGGCGATCACTTCGAAGCACCGGTGGTCCAGGGAACCGAAGGTGATCGCGGCATCCACTCCTCCGGCCTGCGTGGGGCCACCGGGCTGACCACCTACGACCCCGGCTTCGCCTCCACCTCCTCGTGCCGAAGCGACATCACCTACCTCAACGGTGAGGCGGGCATCCTGCGCTACCGCGGCTACCCGATCGAGCAGCTTGCGCAGTCCTCCAACTTCCTGGAGGTCTCCTACCTGCTGATCTTCGGCGAGCTGCCCACCCAGTCGGAGCTGGACTACTTCGAGCAGCAGATCACCATCCACACGCTGCTCCACGAGGACATGCGCCAGTTCTTCGACGCGTTCCCCAAGAGCGCGCACCCGATGGCGATCCTCTCCGCGGCCACGGCTGGCCTGTCGACGTTCTACCAGGACCACTACGACCCCAAGGACGAGCGGGACGTCGAGGTGTCGATCTACCGCCTCATGGCCAAGATGCCGACGATCGCGGCGTGGTCGTACAAGAAGTCCATCGGGCAGGCGTTCATCTACCCGTGGAACAAGCTGAGCTACCCGGCGAACTTCCTCCACATGATGTTCGGCGTGAAGGCCGAGCCCTACGAGGTCGACCCCGAGATCGCCAAGGCGCTGGACCTGCTGTACATCCTGCACGCCGACCACGAGCAGAACGCCTCCACCACGGCCGTGCGCCTGGTCGGCTCGACGCAGGTGAACATGTTCGCCGCCATCGCGTCGGGCATCAACGCGCTGTGGGGCCCGCTGCACGGCGGCGCCAACCAGGCCGTCCTGGAGATGCTGGCGGAGATCCGCGACGCCGACGGTGACACCGCCTCGTTCGTCAACCGGGCCAAGGACAAGAACGACCCGTTCCGCCTGATGGGCTTCGGGCACCGCGTCTACAAGAACTTCGACCCGCGGGCCACCATCATCAAGGAGACCGCGGACAAGGTCCTGCAGAAGCTGGCGCCCAACGACCCGCTGTTCGAGATCGCCAAGGAGCTGGAGGAAGTCGCCCTCAACGACGACTACTTCATCGAGAAGAAGCTGTACCCCAACGTCGACTTCTACTCGGGCCTGATCTACCGGGCCATGGGCCTGCCGGTGGAGATGTTCACCGTCATGTTCGCCATCGGCCGCCTGCCGGGCTGGATCGCCCAGTGGAAGGAAATGATGAGCGACCCCGACACCCGCATCGGCCGCCCCCGGCAGATCTACACCGGCGCCGCCACCCGCGAGTACGTCCAGATCGAGGACCGCTGA
- a CDS encoding alpha-amylase family glycosyl hydrolase, which yields MLDSALRTHLSALYPPDVAEVTLPRLMALAERHRRPREVRPLDQHDVWLIAYADHVGDGRRPPLQVMDELLSGPLADVVNGVHLLPFYPWTSDDGFAVVDFRAVDPAVGDWDDVVAVGRGRRLMVDAVVNHMSASSTHVRDWTGHVLSPHESFDTSEVVRPRTSPLLTPFEAPNGLVRHAWTTFSPDQVDLDYGNPDVLVDMTDVLLGYVERGASVIRLDAVAFLWKESGTPCIHLPQTHEVIRLWRTMLDWCAPGSMLITETNVPHEENISYFGDGSDEAHLVYQFALAPLVLASFMWGNAQDLTRWAASLEPPPGQGTFFNFLASHDGIGLRPAEGLVSSTQVDGLCALARAAGGGVSYRSGPNGRQLPYELNTTVLDALDAVADDGGTIQRIVAAHAILLALQGVPGMWAGSLLGVRNWTDGVQQTGRLRTVNRRRLLLDELMADLQRDGSFVSAVFHGLAELVALRTSSPAFDPHSPQRVLAGPSWLFGVQRGEGPDRHVVLVSVSDRDRAVRLGDLGVGGRWRDRLGSPGTTPYGPDDVLVLPPWGVAWLALDED from the coding sequence GTGCTCGACTCCGCCCTGCGCACACACCTTTCCGCCCTGTATCCGCCCGATGTCGCAGAGGTGACGCTGCCACGCCTGATGGCGCTCGCCGAACGCCATCGGCGCCCCCGGGAGGTCCGTCCGCTGGACCAGCACGACGTGTGGCTGATCGCCTACGCCGACCATGTCGGCGACGGCCGCCGACCACCGCTGCAGGTCATGGACGAGCTGCTGTCGGGACCGCTGGCCGACGTCGTCAACGGCGTCCACCTGCTGCCGTTCTACCCGTGGACGTCCGACGACGGCTTCGCGGTCGTGGACTTCCGGGCGGTCGATCCCGCGGTCGGGGACTGGGACGACGTCGTCGCGGTCGGGCGTGGACGACGCCTGATGGTCGACGCCGTCGTCAACCACATGTCGGCGTCCTCCACCCATGTGCGCGACTGGACAGGACACGTCCTGAGCCCGCACGAGTCGTTCGACACCTCCGAGGTCGTCCGCCCCCGCACCAGCCCGCTGCTGACGCCATTCGAGGCACCGAACGGGCTGGTGCGCCACGCGTGGACCACGTTCTCGCCCGACCAGGTGGACCTCGACTACGGCAACCCCGACGTGCTCGTGGACATGACCGACGTCCTGCTCGGCTACGTCGAGCGCGGCGCGTCGGTCATCCGCCTCGACGCCGTCGCCTTCCTGTGGAAGGAGAGCGGCACCCCCTGCATCCACCTGCCGCAGACCCACGAGGTCATCCGGCTGTGGCGGACCATGCTGGACTGGTGTGCCCCCGGCAGCATGCTGATCACCGAGACGAACGTCCCCCACGAGGAGAACATCAGCTACTTCGGTGACGGCAGCGACGAAGCACATCTCGTCTACCAGTTCGCACTCGCACCCCTGGTCCTCGCCTCGTTCATGTGGGGCAACGCCCAGGACCTGACCCGCTGGGCCGCATCGCTGGAGCCACCGCCCGGCCAGGGGACGTTCTTCAACTTCCTCGCCTCCCACGACGGCATCGGGCTCCGACCCGCCGAGGGGCTGGTGTCGTCCACCCAGGTCGACGGGCTGTGCGCGCTGGCTCGCGCCGCCGGGGGAGGGGTGTCCTACCGCTCCGGCCCGAACGGGCGCCAGCTGCCCTACGAGCTGAACACGACGGTCCTCGACGCCCTCGACGCGGTGGCCGACGACGGGGGCACGATCCAGCGGATCGTCGCCGCCCATGCGATCCTCCTCGCCCTCCAGGGCGTCCCCGGGATGTGGGCCGGTTCACTCCTCGGGGTGCGCAACTGGACCGACGGCGTCCAGCAGACCGGCCGGCTGCGGACGGTCAACCGACGTCGGCTGCTGCTCGACGAGCTGATGGCCGACCTGCAGCGCGACGGGTCCTTCGTGTCGGCGGTCTTCCACGGCCTGGCCGAGCTCGTGGCCCTGCGCACCAGCAGCCCCGCGTTCGACCCGCACAGCCCCCAGCGGGTGCTGGCCGGACCGTCGTGGCTGTTCGGGGTCCAGCGGGGTGAGGGACCGGACCGGCACGTGGTGCTGGTCAGCGTTTCGGACCGTGACAGGGCCGTTCGGCTGGGTGACCTCGGGGTCGGGGGTCGGTGGCGCGACCGCTTGGGCTCGCCCGGGACGACGCCCTACGGTCCCGACGACGTCCTCGTGCTGCCCCCGTGGGGCGTGGCCTGGCTGGCCCTGGACGAGGACTGA
- a CDS encoding glucosyl-3-phosphoglycerate synthase, which yields MQPSPTPFDIETWFAERTFTAGQFDPTDLAARKAEQDVTVSVVLPTRNESATVGGVIDSVMSLAGELVDEIVVLDGGSSDDTQRVAADHGARVHTDIGVFPDLGPGLGKGDALWRSLAVTSGDIVAFIDTDIRNPDPRFVSGLLGPLLTDPDVELVKAFYDRPVELDGVMHASGGGRVTELLARPLLNLFWPELAGLVQPLSGEYAGRRTLLESIPFLTGYGVEVGMLIDTLRLRGAGAIAQVDVQQRIHRNQSLEALSRMAFGVAQAALRRLPDADRAQLGDLPTAYRQFVRGDDGTVGMSEAQSIAIVERPPMGSRR from the coding sequence GTGCAGCCCTCCCCCACCCCCTTCGACATCGAGACCTGGTTCGCCGAGCGGACCTTCACCGCAGGACAGTTCGACCCCACCGACCTCGCCGCCCGCAAGGCGGAGCAGGACGTGACGGTCAGCGTGGTCCTGCCGACCCGCAACGAGTCGGCCACGGTCGGGGGGGTGATCGACTCGGTCATGTCGCTGGCCGGCGAGCTGGTCGACGAGATCGTCGTGCTCGACGGGGGGTCCAGCGACGACACCCAGCGCGTCGCGGCCGACCACGGCGCACGGGTGCACACCGACATAGGGGTCTTCCCCGACCTCGGTCCCGGGCTGGGCAAGGGCGACGCGCTGTGGCGCAGCCTCGCGGTCACCAGCGGTGACATCGTCGCCTTCATCGACACCGACATCCGCAACCCCGACCCGCGGTTCGTCTCCGGCTTGCTCGGCCCGCTGCTGACCGACCCCGACGTCGAGCTGGTCAAGGCCTTCTACGACCGGCCGGTGGAGCTCGACGGGGTCATGCACGCCTCCGGCGGCGGACGCGTCACCGAATTGCTGGCCCGGCCGTTGCTCAACCTGTTCTGGCCGGAGCTCGCCGGGCTCGTCCAGCCCCTGTCCGGGGAGTACGCCGGCCGGCGCACCCTGCTGGAGTCGATCCCGTTCCTGACCGGCTACGGCGTGGAGGTCGGCATGCTGATCGACACGTTGCGCCTGCGGGGTGCCGGCGCGATCGCGCAGGTCGACGTGCAGCAGCGCATCCACCGCAACCAGTCCCTCGAGGCGCTCAGCCGCATGGCGTTCGGCGTTGCCCAGGCGGCGCTTCGACGCCTTCCCGACGCCGACCGGGCCCAGCTCGGCGACCTGCCCACGGCCTACCGCCAGTTCGTCCGCGGCGACGACGGCACCGTCGGGATGTCGGAGGCACAGTCGATCGCCATCGTCGAGCGGCCGCCGATGGGCTCCCGCCGCTGA
- a CDS encoding plastocyanin/azurin family copper-binding protein, whose amino-acid sequence MNQTTRRRVFVPLVMPLTLLGAVLLFSGSLSRVLLAVETEVSVLVAVLAAGYVMATAFVVERNPDISSRALGVGMVLGIAGIVGAGIVAGSVGIRDVHHEEHAEEGGEVAEEGAVAIPEGALVWGADNGLAYTSAPSEGTAGENIIAIDNAGSLEHNVVFEGLNNDQPVVASAGGADVAPFGLDAGTYTYYCSIPGHRAAGMEGEITLS is encoded by the coding sequence ATGAACCAGACCACCCGTCGGCGCGTGTTCGTGCCGCTCGTCATGCCCCTCACCCTCCTCGGCGCCGTCCTGCTGTTCTCCGGATCGCTGTCCAGGGTGCTGCTGGCCGTCGAAACCGAGGTCAGCGTCCTGGTGGCCGTCCTTGCGGCCGGCTACGTGATGGCGACCGCGTTCGTCGTCGAGCGCAACCCCGACATCTCCTCCCGCGCCCTGGGCGTCGGCATGGTGCTCGGCATCGCCGGCATCGTCGGCGCCGGCATCGTGGCCGGTTCCGTCGGCATCCGCGACGTGCACCACGAGGAGCACGCAGAGGAGGGTGGGGAGGTCGCCGAGGAAGGCGCCGTCGCCATCCCCGAGGGCGCGCTCGTCTGGGGGGCCGACAACGGCCTGGCCTACACCTCCGCCCCGTCGGAGGGCACGGCCGGCGAGAACATCATCGCCATCGACAATGCTGGCTCGCTCGAGCACAACGTCGTCTTCGAGGGCCTCAACAACGATCAGCCCGTCGTGGCCTCGGCCGGCGGCGCCGACGTCGCGCCCTTCGGCCTGGACGCCGGCACCTACACCTACTACTGCAGCATCCCCGGCCACCGTGCCGCCGGGATGGAGGGCGAGATCACCCTCTCCTGA
- a CDS encoding cytochrome c oxidase assembly protein, translating to MPTIDPSIALRPQASPDAWLLMLLLGGGYLYLLSAWGPTSAPKHLARSGWATRQQKVLYFTGVLVFGIGASSPIHNVGENYLYSFHMVQHLMFQLVAAPLLILGSPAWMLRRMLVRPGVLPVARVITKPLVALLLVNAFVATAHTPQFVEATLSNGLFHLFTHFLWVFVGLLMWWPVMSPLPEVPHYSYLGRMGYLFSHSILPTVPASFLTFASTPLYSSYENAPRIWEFITPLVDLQIAGLLMKIGGGLLLWSVIAALFFRWSHEDRTGGPDALYWRDFAGTDQTPELVKR from the coding sequence GTGCCCACCATCGACCCGAGCATCGCCCTGCGACCCCAGGCGTCCCCCGACGCGTGGCTGCTGATGCTGTTGCTCGGGGGTGGGTACCTGTACCTGCTCAGCGCCTGGGGGCCGACCTCGGCGCCCAAGCACCTGGCACGATCGGGCTGGGCGACCCGGCAGCAGAAGGTCCTGTACTTCACCGGTGTCCTCGTCTTCGGGATCGGGGCCAGCTCCCCGATCCACAACGTCGGCGAGAACTACCTGTACAGCTTCCACATGGTGCAGCACCTGATGTTCCAGCTGGTGGCGGCACCCCTGCTGATCCTCGGCAGTCCGGCCTGGATGCTGCGGCGCATGCTGGTGCGCCCCGGGGTGCTGCCGGTCGCGAGGGTCATCACCAAGCCCCTCGTCGCCCTGCTGCTGGTCAACGCGTTCGTCGCGACGGCGCACACGCCGCAGTTCGTCGAGGCCACGCTGTCCAACGGCCTGTTCCACCTGTTCACCCACTTCCTGTGGGTGTTCGTCGGCCTGCTGATGTGGTGGCCGGTCATGTCGCCCCTGCCGGAGGTACCGCACTACAGCTACCTCGGTCGGATGGGCTACCTGTTCAGCCACTCGATCCTGCCGACCGTGCCGGCGTCGTTCCTGACGTTCGCCAGCACCCCCCTGTACTCCTCCTACGAGAACGCACCCCGCATCTGGGAGTTCATCACCCCCCTGGTGGACCTCCAGATCGCCGGGTTGCTCATGAAGATCGGTGGCGGGCTGCTCCTGTGGTCCGTCATCGCCGCCCTGTTCTTCCGTTGGTCCCACGAGGACCGAACCGGCGGTCCCGACGCCCTGTACTGGCGGGACTTCGCCGGCACCGACCAGACACCGGAGCTCGTCAAGCGATGA
- a CDS encoding cytochrome C oxidase subunit IV family protein produces the protein MAENEEHHDHPSRSTYLEIAGILAVMTTLEVLLYVFREQLGRQVTTPALIILTIGKFVLVGAWFMHLRFDNKVLRRMFIAGIALAAAVFTVVAADWFLAATGPGF, from the coding sequence ATGGCTGAGAACGAAGAGCACCACGACCACCCGTCCCGCTCGACCTACCTCGAGATCGCCGGGATCCTGGCGGTCATGACCACCCTCGAGGTGCTGCTGTACGTCTTCCGCGAGCAGCTCGGGCGCCAGGTCACGACGCCTGCCCTGATCATCCTGACGATCGGCAAGTTCGTCCTCGTCGGCGCGTGGTTCATGCACCTCCGCTTCGACAACAAGGTCCTGCGACGCATGTTCATCGCGGGCATCGCCCTGGCCGCGGCGGTCTTCACCGTCGTCGCTGCCGACTGGTTCCTGGCCGCCACCGGCCCGGGCTTCTAG
- a CDS encoding cytochrome c oxidase subunit 3, with the protein MAADTAHADAGHHPPTSLGISNEKLGMWTFIGSECLFFGALIATYLLYLNRTNDGPTALDIFDIPFTSASTFILLMSSLGMVLALDALQRNNLRSFRVWTLTTALLGAIFLAGQIYEFTIFVEEGFKLETSPFSSSFFVLTGFHGIHVTIGVLMLLALWALSLGGKFGPEKSETVELVGLYWHFVDIVWIVIFTVIYLIPVG; encoded by the coding sequence ATGGCCGCTGACACCGCCCACGCCGACGCGGGACACCACCCGCCGACCAGCCTGGGGATCAGCAACGAGAAGCTGGGCATGTGGACCTTCATCGGGTCCGAGTGCCTGTTCTTCGGCGCGCTGATCGCCACGTACCTGCTGTACCTGAACCGGACCAACGACGGTCCGACCGCGCTGGACATCTTCGACATCCCGTTCACCTCGGCGTCGACGTTCATCCTGCTGATGAGCTCGCTGGGCATGGTCCTGGCGCTGGACGCCCTGCAGCGCAACAACCTGCGCAGCTTCCGGGTCTGGACGCTGACCACGGCGTTGCTCGGCGCCATCTTCCTCGCCGGGCAGATCTACGAGTTCACGATCTTCGTCGAGGAGGGCTTCAAGCTGGAGACCAGCCCGTTCTCCTCGTCCTTCTTCGTCCTCACCGGCTTCCACGGCATCCACGTCACCATCGGCGTGCTCATGCTGCTGGCCCTCTGGGCGCTGTCGCTGGGCGGCAAGTTCGGTCCGGAGAAGTCCGAGACCGTCGAGCTGGTCGGCCTGTACTGGCACTTCGTGGACATCGTCTGGATCGTCATCTTCACCGTCATCTACCTGATCCCTGTCGGGTAG
- the ctaD gene encoding cytochrome c oxidase subunit I: MSAIATTRRGIFPRPTKTTGIVSWLTTVDHKRIGIMYGVAALFFFVVGGLEALLIRAQLAGPNGEILSADAYNQIFTMHGLTMVFFVVMPLGAAFMNYLLPLQLGARDVAFPRINALSLWVWLAAGVFLYSAVLFDGLPNGSWVNYSPLAGQIGPDPASLTLSEAAAVHQSRMLFYSLGLQIAGVASLASAVNFITTVLNMRAPGMTLMRMPVFTWMTFVVAFLLLFAMPVIGIALWQLMFQVRFAAPFYDPTNGGDPVLWQHMFWLFGHPEVYIMILPAFGIISEILPVFSRKPLFGYSAIVFSGIAIGFMGWGVWAHHMFTAGLGPVADASFGIATMFIAVPTGIKIFNWLGTMWGGQIRFTTPMLFSIGLVSMFTIGGLSGVTHSLVPHDTQQHDTYYIVAHFHYVLFGGALFGLFGGIYFWFPKMFGHLLNEKLGKLHFALMLIGFNLTFAPMHLLGLNGMPRRYYTYADGMGWNFWNAIVGVGALIIAVSFIVFVVNVFVSRKNPAAGADPWDARSVEWLTSSPPPVHNFDEIPTISDRDELWYRKYTQAPDAEPVRVPAGGSTDNPGGPYGDRVSGKTAKELGIHMPDPSWFPLTLSIGLPIAAYGVFYEGATMIALLAVGGIITFGSMIGWALEPSAEGDH; this comes from the coding sequence GTGAGTGCCATCGCAACCACCCGCCGAGGGATCTTCCCTCGCCCCACCAAGACGACCGGCATCGTGTCGTGGTTGACCACCGTCGACCACAAGCGCATCGGCATCATGTACGGCGTCGCCGCGCTGTTCTTCTTCGTCGTCGGCGGCCTCGAGGCGCTGCTCATCCGCGCCCAGCTTGCCGGCCCCAACGGCGAGATCCTGTCGGCCGACGCCTACAACCAGATCTTCACCATGCACGGCCTGACGATGGTGTTCTTCGTCGTCATGCCGCTGGGCGCGGCCTTCATGAACTACCTGCTGCCGCTGCAGCTCGGTGCTCGTGACGTCGCGTTCCCCCGCATCAACGCCCTCTCCCTGTGGGTGTGGCTGGCCGCGGGTGTCTTCCTGTACTCCGCGGTGCTCTTCGACGGCCTGCCCAACGGGTCGTGGGTGAACTACTCACCGCTGGCCGGCCAGATCGGTCCCGACCCGGCGTCGCTGACCCTCTCCGAAGCCGCCGCCGTGCACCAGTCGCGGATGCTCTTCTACTCCCTGGGCCTGCAGATCGCCGGTGTCGCCTCGCTGGCCTCCGCGGTCAACTTCATCACCACGGTCCTCAACATGCGCGCGCCGGGCATGACCCTCATGCGCATGCCGGTCTTCACCTGGATGACCTTCGTGGTGGCCTTCCTGCTGCTGTTCGCCATGCCGGTCATCGGCATCGCCCTGTGGCAGCTGATGTTCCAGGTCCGCTTCGCCGCACCGTTCTACGACCCCACCAACGGCGGCGACCCGGTCCTCTGGCAGCACATGTTCTGGCTGTTCGGCCATCCGGAGGTCTACATCATGATCCTCCCGGCCTTCGGCATCATCTCCGAGATCCTGCCGGTCTTCAGCCGCAAGCCCCTCTTCGGGTACTCCGCGATCGTCTTCTCGGGTATCGCCATCGGCTTCATGGGCTGGGGCGTGTGGGCCCACCACATGTTCACCGCGGGCCTGGGCCCCGTCGCCGACGCCTCCTTCGGCATCGCGACGATGTTCATCGCGGTCCCCACCGGCATCAAGATCTTCAACTGGCTGGGCACGATGTGGGGCGGGCAGATCCGCTTCACCACCCCGATGCTGTTCTCCATCGGCCTGGTGTCGATGTTCACCATCGGTGGCCTCTCGGGCGTCACCCACTCCCTGGTCCCCCACGACACCCAGCAGCACGACACCTACTACATCGTGGCGCACTTCCACTACGTGCTCTTCGGTGGTGCGCTGTTCGGCCTGTTCGGTGGCATCTACTTCTGGTTCCCCAAGATGTTCGGCCACCTGCTGAACGAGAAGCTCGGCAAGCTGCACTTCGCGTTGATGCTGATCGGCTTCAACCTGACGTTCGCCCCGATGCACCTCCTCGGCCTCAACGGCATGCCGCGGCGCTACTACACCTACGCCGACGGCATGGGCTGGAACTTCTGGAACGCCATCGTCGGTGTCGGCGCGCTGATCATCGCGGTGTCCTTCATCGTGTTCGTGGTCAACGTCTTCGTGTCCCGCAAGAACCCCGCTGCTGGCGCCGACCCGTGGGACGCCCGCTCCGTGGAGTGGCTGACCTCCTCGCCGCCGCCCGTCCACAACTTCGACGAGATCCCGACGATCTCCGACCGCGACGAGCTGTGGTACCGCAAGTACACCCAGGCCCCCGACGCCGAGCCGGTCCGCGTGCCGGCCGGCGGGTCCACCGACAACCCCGGTGGTCCCTACGGCGACCGCGTCAGCGGCAAGACCGCCAAGGAGCTCGGCATCCACATGCCCGATCCCTCCTGGTTCCCGCTGACCCTGTCGATCGGCCTGCCCATCGCCGCGTACGGCGTGTTCTACGAAGGTGCCACCATGATCGCCCTGCTGGCGGTCGGTGGGATCATCACCTTCGGCTCGATGATCGGCTGGGCCCTGGAGCCCAGCGCAGAGGGAGACCACTGA
- the coxB gene encoding cytochrome c oxidase subunit II, with product MGRRPADAPTTTTAAPPGASGRVTSTTDRLRESLPRLHRRAYLALGGLAMLATGCSVDLDGSDTAQIPGPNPNRPLPADALNPLGPVARSQDELWDIAYPITIAVFLLVFGGLAFIVVRFRDKGQTELPKQVHGNTRLEIAWTLIPAVILAVIAVPTVQKIFELAEPPAEDAVLVTAVGKQYWWEFQYTEEDFYTASELHIPVGREVFIELDGTADGADVIHSFWVPSLAGKRDYVPGGQRQLRIEADEPGVYPGLCAEFCGLSHANMRFTVIAHEEADYEAWVDRMQQPVAEPEDELVAQGAEIAGSVCIGCHTFTGLEGNADSRFGPNLTHFAAREAFAGYIFDSPFGDEVEDPELAMERMEQWIRDPQSLKPGAQMPGFGSGGDALTDEQIDAVIAYLGTLE from the coding sequence ATGGGTCGCCGACCCGCAGACGCCCCAACCACCACCACCGCCGCCCCGCCCGGGGCCAGCGGCCGGGTGACCAGCACCACTGACCGTCTTCGCGAATCCCTGCCACGCCTGCATCGGCGTGCGTACCTCGCGCTGGGCGGCCTGGCGATGCTGGCCACGGGCTGCTCGGTGGACCTGGATGGCTCCGACACTGCCCAGATCCCCGGTCCCAACCCCAACCGTCCGCTGCCGGCCGACGCCCTGAACCCCCTGGGTCCGGTGGCGCGATCGCAGGACGAGCTGTGGGACATCGCCTACCCCATCACGATCGCGGTCTTCCTGCTGGTCTTCGGTGGCCTGGCGTTCATCGTCGTCCGCTTCCGCGACAAGGGACAGACCGAGCTGCCCAAGCAGGTGCACGGCAACACCCGGCTGGAGATCGCCTGGACGCTGATCCCGGCCGTCATCCTCGCCGTGATCGCCGTGCCGACGGTGCAGAAGATCTTCGAGCTGGCCGAACCGCCCGCCGAGGACGCGGTCCTCGTGACCGCGGTCGGCAAGCAGTACTGGTGGGAGTTCCAGTACACCGAGGAGGACTTCTACACCGCCTCCGAGCTGCACATCCCGGTCGGCCGCGAGGTCTTCATCGAGCTCGACGGCACCGCCGACGGTGCCGACGTCATCCACTCCTTCTGGGTGCCGAGCCTCGCCGGCAAGCGTGACTACGTGCCGGGCGGCCAGCGCCAGCTGCGGATCGAAGCCGACGAGCCGGGTGTCTACCCCGGCCTGTGCGCGGAGTTCTGCGGCCTGTCGCACGCCAACATGCGCTTCACCGTGATCGCCCACGAGGAAGCCGACTACGAGGCCTGGGTCGACCGGATGCAGCAGCCCGTCGCCGAACCCGAGGACGAGCTCGTCGCCCAGGGTGCGGAGATCGCCGGCAGCGTCTGCATCGGGTGCCACACGTTCACCGGGCTGGAGGGCAACGCCGACTCCCGCTTCGGGCCCAACCTGACCCACTTCGCCGCACGCGAGGCCTTCGCCGGCTACATCTTCGACTCGCCGTTCGGCGACGAGGTCGAGGACCCCGAGCTGGCCATGGAGCGCATGGAGCAGTGGATCCGCGACCCCCAGTCGCTGAAGCCCGGCGCACAGATGCCCGGCTTCGGCAGCGGTGGCGACGCCCTGACCGATGAGCAGATCGACGCCGTGATCGCCTACCTCGGAACCCTGGAGTAA